In Entomomonas moraniae, one DNA window encodes the following:
- a CDS encoding STAS domain-containing protein, with the protein MSIMTGKEQATLIEGSDGELKLVGQVDYCNGKYLSELGQSIITQSKATAFTLDCSGVTRTSSVGVSLILSLIRDANQTGRALLIKALTTDLEEIAKFSDLKEVLPLSEDYQVIG; encoded by the coding sequence ATGAGTATAATGACTGGTAAAGAACAAGCTACCTTAATTGAAGGTAGTGACGGTGAATTAAAACTAGTTGGACAGGTAGATTACTGCAATGGAAAATATTTGTCTGAGTTGGGTCAATCCATCATTACTCAAAGTAAGGCGACTGCGTTTACTTTAGACTGCTCTGGTGTTACACGTACGAGTAGTGTCGGAGTTTCTTTAATTTTGTCATTAATTCGTGATGCTAATCAGACAGGAAGAGCACTCTTGATTAAAGCATTAACAACGGATTTAGAAGAAATAGCAAAGTTTAGCGATTTAAAAGAAGTATTACCGTTGAGTGAAGATTACCAAGTGATAGGATAA
- a CDS encoding FAD-binding oxidoreductase has product MKKKWLFFLLLLLKHTIPLAQPIISNDITQLNPIPISDIAQPTSTADVVELIKNHTGPISIAGGKYSMGGQTATDNALQIDIKKLNHILAFDPKKKEITVETGANWRQIQELIDPYNLSVQIMQSYADFTVGGSLSVNVHGRYVGEGPIILSVKQIKMVLADGSLITASPTENPTIFYGAIGGYGAMGVITEATFNLTDNTLLKRTSQQMLITQYYDYFQKYVNNNTHAVFHNTLIYPPDYKTVRAVTYVTTNEAPTISVRLQPKDQDYSKLHKQIALLSSSNLAKRFRKLYDRWQYSKKQVVWRNYEASYNVAELAPIATKEGSFVLQEYFMPTDQFDNFYPQLINILRKHNVNVLNISIRHAKKDSGSLLAWAKTDVFAFVIYYKQGVTSKDQQAVNRWTTELIDTAIEHQGSYYLPYQIIASQAQFEKAYPKAKQFFELKKQLDPNNKFRNKLLDRYAQY; this is encoded by the coding sequence ACTGCTACTCCTAAAACACACGATTCCACTCGCTCAGCCCATTATCAGCAATGATATTACCCAACTTAACCCTATCCCCATTAGTGATATTGCCCAGCCTACCTCAACAGCTGACGTTGTCGAGCTTATAAAAAATCATACTGGCCCTATTTCCATAGCGGGTGGTAAATACAGCATGGGTGGACAAACGGCCACTGACAATGCATTGCAAATTGATATTAAAAAACTTAATCACATCTTAGCGTTTGATCCTAAAAAGAAAGAGATCACCGTAGAAACAGGCGCTAACTGGCGACAAATACAAGAGCTAATTGATCCATACAATCTTTCCGTTCAAATCATGCAAAGCTATGCTGACTTTACGGTGGGTGGGTCACTTAGTGTGAATGTCCACGGGCGTTATGTGGGGGAAGGCCCTATCATCCTATCCGTGAAACAAATTAAAATGGTATTAGCAGATGGTTCACTGATCACTGCTAGCCCAACAGAAAATCCTACCATCTTTTACGGGGCTATTGGTGGTTATGGTGCAATGGGTGTTATAACAGAAGCCACATTCAATTTAACTGACAATACTCTGTTAAAACGCACCAGCCAGCAGATGCTGATTACTCAATACTATGACTATTTTCAAAAATACGTTAACAACAATACTCATGCCGTGTTTCATAACACCCTGATATACCCACCAGACTATAAAACAGTTCGTGCTGTCACTTACGTAACAACCAACGAAGCACCGACTATTTCAGTTCGATTACAACCTAAAGACCAAGACTACAGCAAATTACATAAACAAATTGCGCTACTTTCTAGTAGCAATTTAGCCAAGCGCTTTAGAAAACTGTATGACCGCTGGCAGTACTCGAAAAAACAAGTTGTTTGGCGTAACTACGAGGCCAGTTACAATGTAGCAGAGCTAGCACCAATCGCTACAAAAGAAGGTAGCTTTGTGCTACAGGAATACTTTATGCCAACGGATCAATTTGATAATTTTTATCCCCAATTGATCAATATATTACGTAAGCATAACGTTAATGTACTCAATATCTCCATACGTCATGCTAAAAAAGACAGTGGTTCATTGCTCGCTTGGGCTAAAACCGATGTATTTGCTTTTGTGATTTACTATAAACAAGGCGTTACGTCAAAAGACCAACAAGCGGTTAATAGATGGACAACAGAACTCATTGATACTGCAATTGAGCATCAAGGTAGTTATTATTTGCCCTACCAAATTATTGCTAGCCAAGCACAATTTGAAAAAGCTTACCCGAAAGCTAAACAGTTTTTTGAGCTCAAAAAGCAACTCGACCCCAATAATAAGTTTAGAAATAAACTGTTAGATCGCTATGCCCAATACTGA
- a CDS encoding MlaC/ttg2D family ABC transporter substrate-binding protein: MMSIKKYSQFVFVLLFAVFSTLTLAAEQTAQQVVQATVDTLLKDLNTNRAKYAKDPEAFHKALHTLLTPVVDVDGIARSVMTIKYARRATPEQMETFKANFEQGLMQFYGNALLDYEGKGMKVLKTIPSDSPDRVSVQTEVKGNDNTIYPVSYTMIKLNGKWMVRNVVVNGLNVGKLFRDQFASEMRNNKDDLNYVINDWADAVERAQEQADSDDKK, translated from the coding sequence ATGATGAGCATTAAAAAGTATAGTCAGTTTGTTTTTGTGTTATTGTTTGCTGTGTTTTCAACGTTGACACTTGCGGCTGAGCAAACAGCACAACAAGTGGTACAAGCCACAGTTGATACACTATTAAAAGATCTAAATACTAACCGTGCAAAATATGCAAAAGACCCTGAAGCTTTTCATAAAGCATTGCATACTTTATTGACTCCTGTGGTGGATGTGGATGGTATCGCTCGTAGTGTGATGACTATCAAATATGCACGCCGTGCAACGCCTGAACAAATGGAAACGTTTAAAGCTAATTTTGAACAAGGTTTAATGCAGTTTTATGGTAATGCATTGCTAGACTATGAAGGTAAAGGAATGAAGGTATTAAAAACGATTCCTTCAGATAGTCCTGACCGTGTGAGCGTTCAAACTGAAGTTAAAGGTAATGATAATACTATTTATCCTGTATCTTATACCATGATTAAGTTGAATGGTAAGTGGATGGTTAGAAACGTGGTAGTAAATGGATTAAACGTAGGTAAATTATTCCGTGACCAATTTGCCAGTGAAATGCGTAATAATAAAGACGATTTAAATTATGTCATTAATGATTGGGCTGATGCCGTAGAACGTGCTCAAGAACAAGCTGATTCTGATGATAAAAAATGA
- the murA gene encoding UDP-N-acetylglucosamine 1-carboxyvinyltransferase, with the protein MDKLKITGGTVLNGEIRISGAKNSALPILACTLLGDTPSVISNLPHLHDITTMIELFGCMGIQPTIDEKLTLEIDASSIKTLVAPYELVKTMRASILVLGPMLARFGKAEVALPGGCAIGSRPVDLHVRGLEAMGAIIKIEDGYIKAEKPAGGLHGATFMFDTVSVTGTENLIMAAALAKGKTVLQNAAKEPEVIDLANMINQMGGHVSGAGTDTITVEGVERLQGTEFRVMPDRIETGTYLVAAAISGGKVKLKDTDSHILESVLIKLQEAGAFIDVGSNWISLDMKGNRPKAVNLRTAPYPAFPTDMQAQFIALNTIAEGTGVVTETIFENRFMHVYELNRMGANILIDGNTAIVKGVDQLRGAPVMATDLRASASLVLAGLVAEGETLIDRIYHIDRGYECIEEKLQLLGAKIKRVAG; encoded by the coding sequence ATGGATAAGTTAAAGATTACAGGTGGTACGGTTCTTAATGGTGAAATTCGTATCTCAGGCGCTAAAAACTCAGCATTACCTATTTTGGCGTGTACATTATTAGGTGATACACCTTCGGTTATCTCTAATTTGCCGCATTTGCATGATATTACTACCATGATCGAGCTCTTTGGTTGCATGGGTATCCAGCCGACCATTGATGAAAAGCTAACCTTAGAGATTGACGCTAGTAGCATTAAAACCCTTGTTGCGCCTTATGAGTTAGTAAAAACTATGCGCGCTTCTATTTTAGTATTAGGCCCAATGCTTGCACGTTTTGGCAAAGCAGAGGTTGCATTACCCGGTGGCTGTGCTATTGGCTCAAGACCTGTTGATTTGCATGTGCGTGGTTTAGAGGCCATGGGTGCAATTATTAAGATCGAAGATGGCTATATCAAAGCAGAAAAACCTGCGGGTGGTCTTCATGGCGCTACCTTTATGTTTGATACGGTGAGTGTAACCGGTACTGAAAACTTGATCATGGCAGCGGCCCTTGCAAAAGGGAAGACCGTTTTACAAAATGCGGCAAAAGAGCCTGAAGTGATCGACCTAGCAAATATGATTAACCAAATGGGTGGTCATGTTAGTGGAGCAGGAACGGATACTATCACGGTTGAAGGTGTTGAGCGTTTACAGGGCACTGAGTTTCGCGTGATGCCCGACCGTATTGAAACGGGTACTTACTTGGTTGCAGCAGCTATTTCTGGTGGTAAAGTAAAATTAAAAGACACCGATTCTCATATTTTAGAATCTGTGCTTATCAAGTTACAAGAAGCAGGTGCTTTTATTGATGTGGGTAGTAACTGGATTAGCCTAGACATGAAAGGTAATCGCCCTAAAGCGGTTAATCTTCGCACTGCGCCATATCCTGCATTCCCTACTGACATGCAAGCGCAGTTTATTGCTTTAAATACAATTGCTGAAGGTACAGGTGTTGTAACAGAAACGATTTTTGAAAATCGTTTTATGCATGTCTATGAGTTAAATCGTATGGGCGCTAATATTTTAATTGATGGCAATACCGCTATTGTTAAGGGGGTTGATCAGTTAAGAGGTGCACCCGTGATGGCGACTGATTTACGTGCCTCAGCTAGTTTAGTTTTAGCAGGTTTAGTAGCCGAAGGTGAGACCTTAATTGATCGCATTTATCACATTGACCGTGGCTATGAATGTATTGAAGAAAAACTTCAATTATTAGGTGCAAAAATTAAGCGTGTGGCAGGTTAG
- a CDS encoding BolA family protein, translating to MQPNEVKKFLEEQLAGSRIEVEGEGCNFQLNIISDELCALSPVKRQQQVYSYLNPWIADGSIHAITMKFYTQADWAKHN from the coding sequence ATGCAACCAAATGAAGTAAAAAAGTTTTTAGAAGAGCAATTAGCAGGCTCTCGTATTGAAGTAGAGGGTGAGGGGTGTAATTTTCAGCTCAACATTATCAGTGATGAGTTATGTGCATTAAGCCCTGTTAAGCGCCAGCAACAAGTGTATAGTTATCTAAACCCTTGGATTGCCGATGGCAGTATTCACGCCATTACCATGAAGTTTTATACACAAGCTGATTGGGCTAAACATAACTAA